A part of Biomphalaria glabrata chromosome 3, xgBioGlab47.1, whole genome shotgun sequence genomic DNA contains:
- the LOC129925112 gene encoding uncharacterized protein LOC129925112: MDTTHGHKTWAQAIYARHGHYTWTQHMDTTHGHKTWEQHMDTTHGHKPFTQDMGTTLGHNTWTQHMDTTLLHNTWTHNMGTTHGHNTWTQHMDTTHGYKPFTQDMGTTLGHNTWTQHMDTRHGHKSFTQDMGTTLGHTTWTQHMDTRHRQQTWAQHLDTTHGHNTWAQAI, translated from the coding sequence ATGGACACAACACATGGGCACAAGACATGGGCACAAGCCATTTACGCAAGACATGGGCACTACACTTGGACACAACACATGGACACAACACATGGACACAAGACATGGGAACAACACATGGACACAACACATGGGCACAAGCCATTTACGCAAGACATGGGCACTACACTTGGACACAACACATGGACACAACACATGGACACAACACTTCTACACAACACATGGACACATAACATGGGCACAACACATGGACACAACACATGGACACAACACATGGACACAACACATGGGTACAAGCCATTTACGCAAGACATGGGCACAACACTTGGACACAACACATGGACACAACACATGGACACAAGACATGGGCACAAGTCATTTACGCAAGACATGGGCACAACACTCGGACATACTACATGGACACAACACATGGACACAAGACATAGACAGCAGACATGGGCACAACACTTGGACACAACACATGGACACAACACATGGGCACAAGCCATTTAA
- the LOC129925111 gene encoding uncharacterized protein LOC129925111 → MDTSHLSKIWAQHLDTTHGHNTWTQHMDTTHGHNTWTQHMGTTHRQNTWTQDMDTTLGHNTWTQHMDTTHGHNTWAQHMDTTLGHNTWAQHMDTTHGHNTSTQHMGTTHGHNTWT, encoded by the coding sequence ATGGACACAAGCCATTTAAGCAAGATATGGGCACAACACTTGGACACAACACATGGACACAACACATGGACACAACACATGGACACAACACATGGACACAACACATGGACACAACACATGGGCACAACACATAGGCAAAACACATGGACACAAGACATGGACACAACACTTGGACATAACACATGGACACAACACATGGACACAACACATGGACACAACACATGGGCACAACACATGGACACAACACTTGGACATAACACATGGGCACAACACATGGACACAACACATGGACACAACACATCGACACAACACATGGGCACAACACATGGACACAACACTTGGACATAA